From the genome of Ictalurus punctatus breed USDA103 chromosome 28, Coco_2.0, whole genome shotgun sequence, one region includes:
- the stk36 gene encoding serine/threonine-protein kinase 36 isoform X1 encodes MMEQYHVLEMIGEGSFGRVYKGRRKFSGQVVALKFIPKVGRSEKELRSLKREIEIMRGLKHPNIVMLLDSFETQLEVVVVTEYAEGELFQILEDDGSLPESQVREIACQLVSALYYLHSHRILHRDMKPQNILLSKGGVVKLCDFGFARAMSVSTLVLTSFKGTPLYMSPELVEEKPYDHTADLWSLGCILYELHTGAPPFYTNSIFQLAQLIVKDPVKWPENMSQDCMSFLKGLLNKDPQKRLAWPGLLHHPFVVDGVIVLPDDGSTSPLTITPSPDVQAMKQQQVAKKSAPRSGKGKFLHRARDMQDKKQKNRQDQEKNGKALVNSQPRTKTAPAGEAPTSNHSLGSTFTVCRNSAHPPANQHQANDIGVARVSLAPCKGPISRDYEREFPSVEVGPRLMVRRSRPGHTSLTSVRMDSDEQDVNSDDEWQRLVKVTDHMSVSMDPHIHQKLKNKLLRCKEQLLNGKLEEPSTILQLLKILSNIILTADPAEARRIGEEIDVLHNLFSLIEVMLRSPEVMEKPWSERVLGELTAVLLPIWENQPDWQMKENRAEDLCQLLISLFLNSDLNALAPQAAAVLSLFVHYGVCVNIHMDRLTALLEDVLSGPEEPHYPLPPGWGMCDSILALILYFLSQSESSVLYDFLNSEVWCHLWTKVGTILESTASKPDFLSVDGLSVLLSIALFAFSNEPYDCLCLFYDDDKKLLRTLIRLLSTDSSSAPLKRGPLWGGSDMNSLAVMSCQLLCFPFAVELPQEKMAAILHSYQSLNLVEGLVQVIQVQSPALLELPLFLLLRLCLSSPKYAVPSFITAAQDFGFLPQSAPSDQTLDNLNPSGSAAEQPRLIGTLHKNQLEMGRIDGNHPHRITDIIRGNISKSRDTRDPSNMHSQLSKNKPGKMKERGFHSRLKQDLKILSTEHLHDGIEQHSDLVEELLDSLEFHKGFSDHLRHLTARQKSTMSWFIDSLEQPKHSIGHTSVIKGCLKVSEVKGQPPQPEFRTASSLLSMLLQTESLFGCAVQLLTLLCQICTPGSALFAVPVDPVVLRAALRHHDDGVRAAGCNLLTCLEPDLGQTSPRSNGGPNWTIEPVVFKDLLSRLSDSAPSVRRSACKAVVKWLGMMRKTEVTSKGDQHLQEGTECRRRTISAPAVTDRGRMRVRVEGVRQQIKANSGLPLSSIGTYIEGEEWLKVALGAASTAVSLLSDSDAVIRQQGCIILGSMAAITGGESALMSADAPHQLLRLARADSHHAVRRQALSTLCAFSQQDALQQALKSIEAELKLHHISQISSYQSSYRWMGQAEMKHNVDSTQGKKKCD; translated from the exons ATGATGGAGCAGTACCATGTTTTAGAGATGATAGGCGAAGGCTCGTTTGGCCGAGTGTACAAAGGTCGTCGAAAGTTTAGCGGCCAG GTTGTGGCTTTAAAGTTCATCCCTAAAGTTGGTCGCTCTGAAAAAGAGCTGCGGAGCCtgaagagagagattgagatcATGCGAGGTCTCAAGCATCCAAACATAGTTATGCTTTTGGACAGTTTTGAGACACAGCTGGAG GTGGTAGTGGTGACCGAGTACGCTGAAGGCGAATTGTTTCAAATCCTGGAGGATGATGGAAGTTTACCTGAGAGCCAG GTGCGCGAGATAGCTTGCCAGCTGGTATCTGCCCTGTATTACTTGCACTCCCATCGTATATTGCACCGCGACATGAAACCACAGAACATCCTTCTGAGCAAAGGGGGTGTGGTGAAGCTCTGTGACTTTGG ATTTGCTCGGGCCATGAGTGTGTCCACGTTGGTGTTGACCTCCTTTAAGGGGACTCCTCTGTACATGTCTCCGGAGCTGGTGGAAGAGAAACCCTACGACCACACAGCTGACCTCTGGTCTTTGGGCTGCATCCTCTACGAGCTCCACACGGGGGCGCCGCCGTTCTACACCAACTCCATCTTTCAGCTCGCGCAGCTGATCGTCAAGGACCCGGTCAAATGGCCAGAGAATATGAGCCAGGACTGCATG AGTTTTCTGAAGGGTCTGTTAAATAAAGACCCTCAGAAGAGGCTGGCCTGGCCTGGCCTGCTTCACCATCCTTTTGTTGTAGATGGAGTCATAG TTTTACCAGATGACGGTTCAACGAGCCccctgaccataacacccagTCCAGACGTCCAAGCCATGAAGCAGCAGCAGGTGGCAAAAAAATCTGCACCTCGCAGTGGAAAGGGCAAATTCCTGCACAGAGCCAGAGACATGCAAGACAAAAAGCAGAAGAATAGACAG GACCAGGAAAAGAATGGGAAAGCGCTTGTTAACAGCCAGCCTCGCACCAAAACTGCCCCGGCTGGAGAAGCCCCCACCAGCAACCATTCATTGGGCAGCACCTTTACAGTGTGTCGAAATTCAGCTCATCCACCAGCCAATCAGCATCAAGCCAATGACATTGGTGTTGCCAG GGTGAGTTTGGCACCATGTAAGGGCCCCATCAGCAGGGACTATGAGAGAGAGTTTCCTTCAGTGGAGGTGGGACCGAGGCTGATGGTGAGACGTTCCAGACCTGGACATACCAGCTTGACTTCTGTTAGGATGGACAGTGAT GAGCAAGATGTTAACAGTGATGATGAGTGGCAGCGGTTGGTTAAAGTGACAGATCACATGTCTGTGTCTATGGATCCCCACATCCATCAGAAACTGAAGAACAAGCTCCTCAGATGCAAGGAGCAG CTCCTTAATGGAAAGTTGGAAGAGCCGTCCACTATACTTCAGCTCCTAAAGATTCTCAGTAACATTATCCTGACCGCTGACCCTGCTGAAGCCAGGAGAATTGGCGAGGAGATAGACGTGCTACACAATTTATTTAGTCTGATTGAAGTGATGCTTCGCAGTCCTGAAGTAATGGAG AAGCCGTGGAGCGAGAGGGTGCTAGGAGAGCTGACGGCTGTGCTTTTGCCGATTTGGGAGAATCAGCCTGACTGGCAAATGAAGGAGAATAG AGCTGAGGATTTGTGCCAGCTGTTGATATCATTATTTCTAAATTCAGACCTAAACGCTCTGGCC CCACAAGCAGCTGCAGTCCTGAGTCTGTTTGTTCACTAcggtgtgtgtgttaacatcCACATGGACAGACTTACGGCGCTTCTGGAGGATGTATTATCAGGACCAGAAGAG CCTCATTACCCTTTACCTCCTGGCTGGGGCATGTGCGACAGCATCCTGGcattaattctttattttctctctcag AGTGAAAGCAGTGTTCTGTATGATTTTCTGAACTCAGAGGTTTGGTGTCACTTATGGACAAAAGTTGGCACTATTCTAGAAAGCACAGCATCCAAACCAGATTTTCTTTCAGTTGAcg GTCTCTCTGTCCTTTTATCTATTGCTCTGTTTGCTTTCTCCAATGAGCCTTATGACTGCCTTTGCCTGTTTTATGATGATGACAAAAAACTTCTTCGCACCCTCATTCGTCTACTGTCTACCGATAG CAGCTCAGCACCACTTAAAAGGGGTCCCCTGTGGGGTGGCTCTGATATGAATAGTCTAGCCGTGATGAGCTGCCAGTTACTGTGCTTTCCGTTTGCTGTGGAGCTGCCCCAGGAGAAAATGGCGGCAATTCTCCACTCGTATCAAAGCCTGAATCTAGTGGAAGGCTTAGTTCAG GTGATTCAAGTCCAATCCCCTGCTCTTTTAGAGCTTCCGCTTTTTCTGTTGCTCCGTCTTTGTCTGTCCTCCCCTAAGTATGCTGTTCCAAGCTTCATAACAGCAGCCCAGGACTTTGGGTTTCTTCCCCAGAGTGCACCATCAGACCAAACCCTAGATAACCTTAATCCGTCTGGGAGTGCAGCAGAACAGCCAAGACTTATTGGCACCCTACATAAAAACCAGTTAGAAATGGGCAGAATTGATGGGAATCACCCTCACAGAATCACAGACATAATAAGAGGGAATATAAGTAAAAGTAGGGACACGAGGGATCCTTCTAACATGCACTCCCAGCTATCCAAAAACAAGCCTGGGAAGATGAAGGAAAGAGGCTTTCATTCAAGGCTCAAGCAAGATCTAAAAATTCTCAGCACTGAACACCTTCATGATGGTATAGAGCAACACAGTGATCTTGTGGAGGAGCTTCTAGACAGCCTGGAGTTTCACAAAGGCTTCTCAGACCATCTCAGACATCTCACAGCACGGCAGAAGAGCACCATGAGCTGGTTTATTGACAGTTTAGAGCAGCCTAAGCACTCCATAGGTCACACTAGTGTAATTAAGGGTTGTCTTAAAGTatcagaggtcaaaggtcagcctCCTCAACCTGAATTTAGGACAGCAAGTTCTCTCTTGTCCATGCTGCTGCAAACCGAATCCCTGTTTGGGTGTGCAGTGCAGCTTCTGACTCTGCTCTGTCAGATTTGCACACCTGGCTCGGCCCTCTTTGCCGTGCCTGTGGACCCGGTCGTGCTCCGTGCTGCCCTACGCCACCATGATGACGGGGTCCGAGCAGCTGGCTGCAACCTCTTGACTTGCCTAGAGCCAGATTTGGGACAGACCTCTCCCAGATCAAATGGAGGACCAAACTGGACCATTGAACCAGTGGTGTTCAAAGACTTGCTAAGCCGCTTGTCTGATTCTGCGCCTTCCGTACGCAGGAGTGCCTGTAAAGCTGTGGTGAAGTGGCTAGGCATGATGAGAAAGACTGAAGTCACATCAAAGGGAGACCAACATTTACAGGAAGGGACTGAGTGTAGGAGGAGAACCATCAGTGCTCCAGCAGTAACAGACAGAGGAAGAATGAGGGTTAGGGTTGAGGGTGTCAGACAACAGATAAAGGCCAACTCTGGCTTGCCTTTAAGTTCTATAGGTACTTATATAGAGGGGGAAGAGTGGCTCAAAGTCGCCTTGGGAGCAGCATCTACTGCGGTTTCTCTCCTCTCAGATTCTGATGCCGTCATTCGACAACAAGGCTGCATCATCCTAGGGAGCATGGCTGCCATTACAGGAGGTGAAAGTGCGCTGATGAGCGCGGATGCTCCCCATCAACTCCTGCGCCTTGCCCGCGCCGACTCCCATCATGCAGTGCGGCGGCAAGCCTtgtccaccctgtgtgcgtttAGTCAACAGGACGCACTGCAGCAG GCTCTGAAGTCCATTGAAGCTGAGCTTAAACTCCACCATATATCCCAGATTTCTTCATATCAGAGCAGTTACAGATGGATGGGTCAAGCAGAGATGAAGCATAATGTAGACTCAACACAGGGTAAAAAAAAGTGcgattaa
- the stk36 gene encoding serine/threonine-protein kinase 36 isoform X2, producing MMEQYHVLEMIGEGSFGRVYKGRRKFSGQVVALKFIPKVGRSEKELRSLKREIEIMRGLKHPNIVMLLDSFETQLEVVVVTEYAEGELFQILEDDGSLPESQVREIACQLVSALYYLHSHRILHRDMKPQNILLSKGGVVKLCDFGFARAMSVSTLVLTSFKGTPLYMSPELVEEKPYDHTADLWSLGCILYELHTGAPPFYTNSIFQLAQLIVKDPVKWPENMSQDCMSFLKGLLNKDPQKRLAWPGLLHHPFVVDGVIVLPDDGSTSPLTITPSPDVQAMKQQQVAKKSAPRSGKGKFLHRARDMQDKKQKNRQDQEKNGKALVNSQPRTKTAPAGEAPTSNHSLGSTFTVCRNSAHPPANQHQANDIGVARVSLAPCKGPISRDYEREFPSVEVGPRLMVRRSRPGHTSLTSVRMDSDEQDVNSDDEWQRLVKVTDHMSVSMDPHIHQKLKNKLLRCKEQLLNGKLEEPSTILQLLKILSNIILTADPAEARRIGEEIDVLHNLFSLIEVMLRSPEVMEKPWSERVLGELTAVLLPIWENQPDWQMKENRAEDLCQLLISLFLNSDLNALAPQAAAVLSLFVHYGVCVNIHMDRLTALLEDVLSGPEEPHYPLPPGWGMCDSILALILYFLSQSESSVLYDFLNSEVWCHLWTKVGTILESTASKPDFLSVDGLSVLLSIALFAFSNEPYDCLCLFYDDDKKLLRTLIRLLSTDSSAPLKRGPLWGGSDMNSLAVMSCQLLCFPFAVELPQEKMAAILHSYQSLNLVEGLVQVIQVQSPALLELPLFLLLRLCLSSPKYAVPSFITAAQDFGFLPQSAPSDQTLDNLNPSGSAAEQPRLIGTLHKNQLEMGRIDGNHPHRITDIIRGNISKSRDTRDPSNMHSQLSKNKPGKMKERGFHSRLKQDLKILSTEHLHDGIEQHSDLVEELLDSLEFHKGFSDHLRHLTARQKSTMSWFIDSLEQPKHSIGHTSVIKGCLKVSEVKGQPPQPEFRTASSLLSMLLQTESLFGCAVQLLTLLCQICTPGSALFAVPVDPVVLRAALRHHDDGVRAAGCNLLTCLEPDLGQTSPRSNGGPNWTIEPVVFKDLLSRLSDSAPSVRRSACKAVVKWLGMMRKTEVTSKGDQHLQEGTECRRRTISAPAVTDRGRMRVRVEGVRQQIKANSGLPLSSIGTYIEGEEWLKVALGAASTAVSLLSDSDAVIRQQGCIILGSMAAITGGESALMSADAPHQLLRLARADSHHAVRRQALSTLCAFSQQDALQQALKSIEAELKLHHISQISSYQSSYRWMGQAEMKHNVDSTQGKKKCD from the exons ATGATGGAGCAGTACCATGTTTTAGAGATGATAGGCGAAGGCTCGTTTGGCCGAGTGTACAAAGGTCGTCGAAAGTTTAGCGGCCAG GTTGTGGCTTTAAAGTTCATCCCTAAAGTTGGTCGCTCTGAAAAAGAGCTGCGGAGCCtgaagagagagattgagatcATGCGAGGTCTCAAGCATCCAAACATAGTTATGCTTTTGGACAGTTTTGAGACACAGCTGGAG GTGGTAGTGGTGACCGAGTACGCTGAAGGCGAATTGTTTCAAATCCTGGAGGATGATGGAAGTTTACCTGAGAGCCAG GTGCGCGAGATAGCTTGCCAGCTGGTATCTGCCCTGTATTACTTGCACTCCCATCGTATATTGCACCGCGACATGAAACCACAGAACATCCTTCTGAGCAAAGGGGGTGTGGTGAAGCTCTGTGACTTTGG ATTTGCTCGGGCCATGAGTGTGTCCACGTTGGTGTTGACCTCCTTTAAGGGGACTCCTCTGTACATGTCTCCGGAGCTGGTGGAAGAGAAACCCTACGACCACACAGCTGACCTCTGGTCTTTGGGCTGCATCCTCTACGAGCTCCACACGGGGGCGCCGCCGTTCTACACCAACTCCATCTTTCAGCTCGCGCAGCTGATCGTCAAGGACCCGGTCAAATGGCCAGAGAATATGAGCCAGGACTGCATG AGTTTTCTGAAGGGTCTGTTAAATAAAGACCCTCAGAAGAGGCTGGCCTGGCCTGGCCTGCTTCACCATCCTTTTGTTGTAGATGGAGTCATAG TTTTACCAGATGACGGTTCAACGAGCCccctgaccataacacccagTCCAGACGTCCAAGCCATGAAGCAGCAGCAGGTGGCAAAAAAATCTGCACCTCGCAGTGGAAAGGGCAAATTCCTGCACAGAGCCAGAGACATGCAAGACAAAAAGCAGAAGAATAGACAG GACCAGGAAAAGAATGGGAAAGCGCTTGTTAACAGCCAGCCTCGCACCAAAACTGCCCCGGCTGGAGAAGCCCCCACCAGCAACCATTCATTGGGCAGCACCTTTACAGTGTGTCGAAATTCAGCTCATCCACCAGCCAATCAGCATCAAGCCAATGACATTGGTGTTGCCAG GGTGAGTTTGGCACCATGTAAGGGCCCCATCAGCAGGGACTATGAGAGAGAGTTTCCTTCAGTGGAGGTGGGACCGAGGCTGATGGTGAGACGTTCCAGACCTGGACATACCAGCTTGACTTCTGTTAGGATGGACAGTGAT GAGCAAGATGTTAACAGTGATGATGAGTGGCAGCGGTTGGTTAAAGTGACAGATCACATGTCTGTGTCTATGGATCCCCACATCCATCAGAAACTGAAGAACAAGCTCCTCAGATGCAAGGAGCAG CTCCTTAATGGAAAGTTGGAAGAGCCGTCCACTATACTTCAGCTCCTAAAGATTCTCAGTAACATTATCCTGACCGCTGACCCTGCTGAAGCCAGGAGAATTGGCGAGGAGATAGACGTGCTACACAATTTATTTAGTCTGATTGAAGTGATGCTTCGCAGTCCTGAAGTAATGGAG AAGCCGTGGAGCGAGAGGGTGCTAGGAGAGCTGACGGCTGTGCTTTTGCCGATTTGGGAGAATCAGCCTGACTGGCAAATGAAGGAGAATAG AGCTGAGGATTTGTGCCAGCTGTTGATATCATTATTTCTAAATTCAGACCTAAACGCTCTGGCC CCACAAGCAGCTGCAGTCCTGAGTCTGTTTGTTCACTAcggtgtgtgtgttaacatcCACATGGACAGACTTACGGCGCTTCTGGAGGATGTATTATCAGGACCAGAAGAG CCTCATTACCCTTTACCTCCTGGCTGGGGCATGTGCGACAGCATCCTGGcattaattctttattttctctctcag AGTGAAAGCAGTGTTCTGTATGATTTTCTGAACTCAGAGGTTTGGTGTCACTTATGGACAAAAGTTGGCACTATTCTAGAAAGCACAGCATCCAAACCAGATTTTCTTTCAGTTGAcg GTCTCTCTGTCCTTTTATCTATTGCTCTGTTTGCTTTCTCCAATGAGCCTTATGACTGCCTTTGCCTGTTTTATGATGATGACAAAAAACTTCTTCGCACCCTCATTCGTCTACTGTCTACCGATAG CTCAGCACCACTTAAAAGGGGTCCCCTGTGGGGTGGCTCTGATATGAATAGTCTAGCCGTGATGAGCTGCCAGTTACTGTGCTTTCCGTTTGCTGTGGAGCTGCCCCAGGAGAAAATGGCGGCAATTCTCCACTCGTATCAAAGCCTGAATCTAGTGGAAGGCTTAGTTCAG GTGATTCAAGTCCAATCCCCTGCTCTTTTAGAGCTTCCGCTTTTTCTGTTGCTCCGTCTTTGTCTGTCCTCCCCTAAGTATGCTGTTCCAAGCTTCATAACAGCAGCCCAGGACTTTGGGTTTCTTCCCCAGAGTGCACCATCAGACCAAACCCTAGATAACCTTAATCCGTCTGGGAGTGCAGCAGAACAGCCAAGACTTATTGGCACCCTACATAAAAACCAGTTAGAAATGGGCAGAATTGATGGGAATCACCCTCACAGAATCACAGACATAATAAGAGGGAATATAAGTAAAAGTAGGGACACGAGGGATCCTTCTAACATGCACTCCCAGCTATCCAAAAACAAGCCTGGGAAGATGAAGGAAAGAGGCTTTCATTCAAGGCTCAAGCAAGATCTAAAAATTCTCAGCACTGAACACCTTCATGATGGTATAGAGCAACACAGTGATCTTGTGGAGGAGCTTCTAGACAGCCTGGAGTTTCACAAAGGCTTCTCAGACCATCTCAGACATCTCACAGCACGGCAGAAGAGCACCATGAGCTGGTTTATTGACAGTTTAGAGCAGCCTAAGCACTCCATAGGTCACACTAGTGTAATTAAGGGTTGTCTTAAAGTatcagaggtcaaaggtcagcctCCTCAACCTGAATTTAGGACAGCAAGTTCTCTCTTGTCCATGCTGCTGCAAACCGAATCCCTGTTTGGGTGTGCAGTGCAGCTTCTGACTCTGCTCTGTCAGATTTGCACACCTGGCTCGGCCCTCTTTGCCGTGCCTGTGGACCCGGTCGTGCTCCGTGCTGCCCTACGCCACCATGATGACGGGGTCCGAGCAGCTGGCTGCAACCTCTTGACTTGCCTAGAGCCAGATTTGGGACAGACCTCTCCCAGATCAAATGGAGGACCAAACTGGACCATTGAACCAGTGGTGTTCAAAGACTTGCTAAGCCGCTTGTCTGATTCTGCGCCTTCCGTACGCAGGAGTGCCTGTAAAGCTGTGGTGAAGTGGCTAGGCATGATGAGAAAGACTGAAGTCACATCAAAGGGAGACCAACATTTACAGGAAGGGACTGAGTGTAGGAGGAGAACCATCAGTGCTCCAGCAGTAACAGACAGAGGAAGAATGAGGGTTAGGGTTGAGGGTGTCAGACAACAGATAAAGGCCAACTCTGGCTTGCCTTTAAGTTCTATAGGTACTTATATAGAGGGGGAAGAGTGGCTCAAAGTCGCCTTGGGAGCAGCATCTACTGCGGTTTCTCTCCTCTCAGATTCTGATGCCGTCATTCGACAACAAGGCTGCATCATCCTAGGGAGCATGGCTGCCATTACAGGAGGTGAAAGTGCGCTGATGAGCGCGGATGCTCCCCATCAACTCCTGCGCCTTGCCCGCGCCGACTCCCATCATGCAGTGCGGCGGCAAGCCTtgtccaccctgtgtgcgtttAGTCAACAGGACGCACTGCAGCAG GCTCTGAAGTCCATTGAAGCTGAGCTTAAACTCCACCATATATCCCAGATTTCTTCATATCAGAGCAGTTACAGATGGATGGGTCAAGCAGAGATGAAGCATAATGTAGACTCAACACAGGGTAAAAAAAAGTGcgattaa
- the stk36 gene encoding serine/threonine-protein kinase 36 isoform X3, whose amino-acid sequence MAREYEPGLHVLPDDGSTSPLTITPSPDVQAMKQQQVAKKSAPRSGKGKFLHRARDMQDKKQKNRQDQEKNGKALVNSQPRTKTAPAGEAPTSNHSLGSTFTVCRNSAHPPANQHQANDIGVARVSLAPCKGPISRDYEREFPSVEVGPRLMVRRSRPGHTSLTSVRMDSDEQDVNSDDEWQRLVKVTDHMSVSMDPHIHQKLKNKLLRCKEQLLNGKLEEPSTILQLLKILSNIILTADPAEARRIGEEIDVLHNLFSLIEVMLRSPEVMEKPWSERVLGELTAVLLPIWENQPDWQMKENRAEDLCQLLISLFLNSDLNALAPQAAAVLSLFVHYGVCVNIHMDRLTALLEDVLSGPEEPHYPLPPGWGMCDSILALILYFLSQSESSVLYDFLNSEVWCHLWTKVGTILESTASKPDFLSVDGLSVLLSIALFAFSNEPYDCLCLFYDDDKKLLRTLIRLLSTDSSSAPLKRGPLWGGSDMNSLAVMSCQLLCFPFAVELPQEKMAAILHSYQSLNLVEGLVQVIQVQSPALLELPLFLLLRLCLSSPKYAVPSFITAAQDFGFLPQSAPSDQTLDNLNPSGSAAEQPRLIGTLHKNQLEMGRIDGNHPHRITDIIRGNISKSRDTRDPSNMHSQLSKNKPGKMKERGFHSRLKQDLKILSTEHLHDGIEQHSDLVEELLDSLEFHKGFSDHLRHLTARQKSTMSWFIDSLEQPKHSIGHTSVIKGCLKVSEVKGQPPQPEFRTASSLLSMLLQTESLFGCAVQLLTLLCQICTPGSALFAVPVDPVVLRAALRHHDDGVRAAGCNLLTCLEPDLGQTSPRSNGGPNWTIEPVVFKDLLSRLSDSAPSVRRSACKAVVKWLGMMRKTEVTSKGDQHLQEGTECRRRTISAPAVTDRGRMRVRVEGVRQQIKANSGLPLSSIGTYIEGEEWLKVALGAASTAVSLLSDSDAVIRQQGCIILGSMAAITGGESALMSADAPHQLLRLARADSHHAVRRQALSTLCAFSQQDALQQALKSIEAELKLHHISQISSYQSSYRWMGQAEMKHNVDSTQGKKKCD is encoded by the exons ATGGCCAGAGAATATGAGCCAGGACTGCATG TTTTACCAGATGACGGTTCAACGAGCCccctgaccataacacccagTCCAGACGTCCAAGCCATGAAGCAGCAGCAGGTGGCAAAAAAATCTGCACCTCGCAGTGGAAAGGGCAAATTCCTGCACAGAGCCAGAGACATGCAAGACAAAAAGCAGAAGAATAGACAG GACCAGGAAAAGAATGGGAAAGCGCTTGTTAACAGCCAGCCTCGCACCAAAACTGCCCCGGCTGGAGAAGCCCCCACCAGCAACCATTCATTGGGCAGCACCTTTACAGTGTGTCGAAATTCAGCTCATCCACCAGCCAATCAGCATCAAGCCAATGACATTGGTGTTGCCAG GGTGAGTTTGGCACCATGTAAGGGCCCCATCAGCAGGGACTATGAGAGAGAGTTTCCTTCAGTGGAGGTGGGACCGAGGCTGATGGTGAGACGTTCCAGACCTGGACATACCAGCTTGACTTCTGTTAGGATGGACAGTGAT GAGCAAGATGTTAACAGTGATGATGAGTGGCAGCGGTTGGTTAAAGTGACAGATCACATGTCTGTGTCTATGGATCCCCACATCCATCAGAAACTGAAGAACAAGCTCCTCAGATGCAAGGAGCAG CTCCTTAATGGAAAGTTGGAAGAGCCGTCCACTATACTTCAGCTCCTAAAGATTCTCAGTAACATTATCCTGACCGCTGACCCTGCTGAAGCCAGGAGAATTGGCGAGGAGATAGACGTGCTACACAATTTATTTAGTCTGATTGAAGTGATGCTTCGCAGTCCTGAAGTAATGGAG AAGCCGTGGAGCGAGAGGGTGCTAGGAGAGCTGACGGCTGTGCTTTTGCCGATTTGGGAGAATCAGCCTGACTGGCAAATGAAGGAGAATAG AGCTGAGGATTTGTGCCAGCTGTTGATATCATTATTTCTAAATTCAGACCTAAACGCTCTGGCC CCACAAGCAGCTGCAGTCCTGAGTCTGTTTGTTCACTAcggtgtgtgtgttaacatcCACATGGACAGACTTACGGCGCTTCTGGAGGATGTATTATCAGGACCAGAAGAG CCTCATTACCCTTTACCTCCTGGCTGGGGCATGTGCGACAGCATCCTGGcattaattctttattttctctctcag AGTGAAAGCAGTGTTCTGTATGATTTTCTGAACTCAGAGGTTTGGTGTCACTTATGGACAAAAGTTGGCACTATTCTAGAAAGCACAGCATCCAAACCAGATTTTCTTTCAGTTGAcg GTCTCTCTGTCCTTTTATCTATTGCTCTGTTTGCTTTCTCCAATGAGCCTTATGACTGCCTTTGCCTGTTTTATGATGATGACAAAAAACTTCTTCGCACCCTCATTCGTCTACTGTCTACCGATAG CAGCTCAGCACCACTTAAAAGGGGTCCCCTGTGGGGTGGCTCTGATATGAATAGTCTAGCCGTGATGAGCTGCCAGTTACTGTGCTTTCCGTTTGCTGTGGAGCTGCCCCAGGAGAAAATGGCGGCAATTCTCCACTCGTATCAAAGCCTGAATCTAGTGGAAGGCTTAGTTCAG GTGATTCAAGTCCAATCCCCTGCTCTTTTAGAGCTTCCGCTTTTTCTGTTGCTCCGTCTTTGTCTGTCCTCCCCTAAGTATGCTGTTCCAAGCTTCATAACAGCAGCCCAGGACTTTGGGTTTCTTCCCCAGAGTGCACCATCAGACCAAACCCTAGATAACCTTAATCCGTCTGGGAGTGCAGCAGAACAGCCAAGACTTATTGGCACCCTACATAAAAACCAGTTAGAAATGGGCAGAATTGATGGGAATCACCCTCACAGAATCACAGACATAATAAGAGGGAATATAAGTAAAAGTAGGGACACGAGGGATCCTTCTAACATGCACTCCCAGCTATCCAAAAACAAGCCTGGGAAGATGAAGGAAAGAGGCTTTCATTCAAGGCTCAAGCAAGATCTAAAAATTCTCAGCACTGAACACCTTCATGATGGTATAGAGCAACACAGTGATCTTGTGGAGGAGCTTCTAGACAGCCTGGAGTTTCACAAAGGCTTCTCAGACCATCTCAGACATCTCACAGCACGGCAGAAGAGCACCATGAGCTGGTTTATTGACAGTTTAGAGCAGCCTAAGCACTCCATAGGTCACACTAGTGTAATTAAGGGTTGTCTTAAAGTatcagaggtcaaaggtcagcctCCTCAACCTGAATTTAGGACAGCAAGTTCTCTCTTGTCCATGCTGCTGCAAACCGAATCCCTGTTTGGGTGTGCAGTGCAGCTTCTGACTCTGCTCTGTCAGATTTGCACACCTGGCTCGGCCCTCTTTGCCGTGCCTGTGGACCCGGTCGTGCTCCGTGCTGCCCTACGCCACCATGATGACGGGGTCCGAGCAGCTGGCTGCAACCTCTTGACTTGCCTAGAGCCAGATTTGGGACAGACCTCTCCCAGATCAAATGGAGGACCAAACTGGACCATTGAACCAGTGGTGTTCAAAGACTTGCTAAGCCGCTTGTCTGATTCTGCGCCTTCCGTACGCAGGAGTGCCTGTAAAGCTGTGGTGAAGTGGCTAGGCATGATGAGAAAGACTGAAGTCACATCAAAGGGAGACCAACATTTACAGGAAGGGACTGAGTGTAGGAGGAGAACCATCAGTGCTCCAGCAGTAACAGACAGAGGAAGAATGAGGGTTAGGGTTGAGGGTGTCAGACAACAGATAAAGGCCAACTCTGGCTTGCCTTTAAGTTCTATAGGTACTTATATAGAGGGGGAAGAGTGGCTCAAAGTCGCCTTGGGAGCAGCATCTACTGCGGTTTCTCTCCTCTCAGATTCTGATGCCGTCATTCGACAACAAGGCTGCATCATCCTAGGGAGCATGGCTGCCATTACAGGAGGTGAAAGTGCGCTGATGAGCGCGGATGCTCCCCATCAACTCCTGCGCCTTGCCCGCGCCGACTCCCATCATGCAGTGCGGCGGCAAGCCTtgtccaccctgtgtgcgtttAGTCAACAGGACGCACTGCAGCAG GCTCTGAAGTCCATTGAAGCTGAGCTTAAACTCCACCATATATCCCAGATTTCTTCATATCAGAGCAGTTACAGATGGATGGGTCAAGCAGAGATGAAGCATAATGTAGACTCAACACAGGGTAAAAAAAAGTGcgattaa